The following are from one region of the Coffea eugenioides isolate CCC68of chromosome 2, Ceug_1.0, whole genome shotgun sequence genome:
- the LOC113763661 gene encoding uncharacterized protein LOC113763661, with the protein MAALPKSSTADRSPHSQPNTNGSPLPPPNTSIPYSTTPPSPPPNRHNQPRKAVRIVPDNALYLVTFAVCAIFLVPIALIFTSLIILNPPTFQVDSLAISNFNLSSTTPTFLSGNFEVMFTTRNPKKFSLSCIDLVAGIYIGNEQLLVTTLPPFTLPGKKETSIKADFAAVRSYIDDSGKSGNLVFEVRIEMLVSYEVALPGHDKYMEARCPDLSVAFPANASSAATEVGYLVGGPRHCKVK; encoded by the coding sequence ATGGCTGCTCTTCCCAAAAGCTCAACAGCTGATCGCTCCCCTCACTCACAACCAAACACCAATGGCAGCCCACTGCCACCGCCAAACACCTCTATCCCCTACTCCACAACACCACCATCACCACCACCCAATCGCCACAACCAACCTCGTAAAGCTGTGAGAATCGTACCAGACAACGCCCTTTACCTCGTCACTTTTGCTGTTTGCGCTATTTTTTTGGTCCCCATCGCCCTCATCTTTACATCCTTGATTATTCTCAACCCTCCCACGTTCCAAGTCGACTCCCTGGCTATCTCCAACTTCAATCTCTCCTCCACCACCCCTACCTTCCTCTCCGGCAATTTCGAAGTCATGTTCACTACTCGAAACCCGAAaaaattctctctctcttgtatcGACCTCGTGGCTGGAATCTACATCGGGAACGAGCAACTTTTGGTAACAACTCTTCCGCCGTTTACTCTGCCGGGGAAGAAAGAAACCTCTATCAAGGCGGATTTCGCTGCTGTCCGGTCTTATATTGACGACAGTGGCAAAAGTGGGAACTTGGTTTTCGAAGTTCGAATTGAAATGCTTGTGAGTTATGAGGTTGCTTTGCCGGGGCATGATAAGTACATGGAGGCCCGTTGCCCGGATTTATCCGTTGCGTTTCCAGCAAATGCATCATCAGCTGCTACTGAAGTTGGGTATTTAGTCGGAGGACCTAGACATTGCAAGGTCAAATGA
- the LOC113757634 gene encoding uncharacterized protein LOC113757634 encodes MIFHPDLPTFRVYSVTISNFNISTTTPPLLSGYFNIGLTVENPSSKTTFSYSHLEAGIYLGSNQLSGTTLPPFTVAEKMNATGINAEFSAVRAYTYLAETQNLELCLKVQMEVHSKSGFWREVQYLEASCPGLLVSAVKTQKNGSSSDVWSLIGGVKDCEVS; translated from the coding sequence ATGATTTTCCACCCTGATCTTCCCACGTTCCGGGTCTACTCGGTAACCATCTCCAACTTCAATATTTCCACCACCACCCCTCCCCTTCTCTCCGGCTACTTCAACATTGGACTGACCGTTGAAAATCCTAGCAGCAAAACTACCTTCTCGTACAGCCACCTCGAGGCCGGAATCTACCTCGGGTCCAATCAACTCTCGGGGACAACCCTCCCGCCGTTTACTGTGGCAGAGAAGATGAATGCAACCGGGATCAATGCAGAATTCTCCGCGGTTAGGGCTTACACATACTTGGCTGAGACTCAAAATCTGGAACTCtgtttgaaggttcaaatggaagtTCATTCCAAATCTGGTTTTTGGAGAGAAGTGCAATATTTGGAGGCCTCTTGCCCGGGATTATTGGTCAGTGCTGTTAAGACTCAAAAGAATGGATCAAGTTCTGATGTTTGGAGTCTAATTGGAGGAGTTAAGGACTGCGAGGTTTCTTAA
- the LOC113757644 gene encoding NDR1/HIN1-like protein 26 has product MADQSKTSATVHPPPTTNVRPPLPSNTSCPYSSIRPAPPTHHKHPHNTATIRQENCTFHCLFFTPFAIGSVIFFLPIITLMILDPELPKFRVDSVTVSNFNISPTTPPLLSGHFTVIISARNPNSKLTLSYNHLDAGIYLGSNQLSGTTLPPFALSKKNETSLTANFVAVGAYVDRAESENLVFNLKIQMKVRYKAGFWRRVTWLEAFCPGLSVRTNTVKSGSSSDVWSLIGGARSCEVC; this is encoded by the coding sequence ATGGCCGATCAATCCAAGACCTCAGCCACTGTTCATCCACCACCAACCACCAATGTCCGTCCACCGCTGCCGTCAAACACCTCCTGTCCCTACTCCTCCATACGACCGGCACCACCCACACACCACAAACACCCTCACAATACTGCAACAATCCGGCAAGAAAACTGCACCTTCCACTGCCTATTTTTCACACCTTTCGCCATTGGCTCCGTCATCTTCTTCCTACCCATCATTACCTTAATGATTCTCGACCCGGAACTTCCCAAGTTCCGAGTCGACTCCGTAACCGTCTCAAACTTCAATATCTCCCCCACCACACCTCCCCTTCTTTCCGGCCACTTCACCGTAATCATCAGCGCCCGTAACCCTAACAGCAAACTTACTCTCTCCTATAACCACCTCGACGCCGGAATTTATCTCGGGAGCAATCAACTCTCGGGAACTACCCTCCCGCCATTtgctctctcaaagaagaacgAAACCTCGCTTACAGCAAATTTTGTCGCTGTTGGGGCTTACGTGGACCGGGCTGAGAGTGAAAATCTGGTATTCAACTTGAAGATTCAAATGAAAGTTCGCTATAAAGCTGGTTTTTGGAGAAGAGTGACGTGGTTGGAGGCCTTCTGCCCGGGATTGTCTGTCAGGACTAATACTGTAAAGAGTGGTTCAAGTTCTGATGTTTGGAGTCTGATTGGGGGAGCTAGATCCTGTGAGGTTTGTTAA
- the LOC113757660 gene encoding uncharacterized protein LOC113757660, with amino-acid sequence MVHIIITLASSSSMADHSSKSSATAQPPPTTNGRPPLPSPTSYHYSSSRPTPPAPIHPNQPHNAGRTRPRNCISHCLLSTAVTIGLIILLYISIASIVLDHDFPKFRVDSLTVSNFNLSSTIPPLLSGNFDSQITAWNPNKKVTLSYSHLEAEFYLGSYPISGTTLPPFILSGKNETSITLNFTTVRAFVDWGESDENLDFNLKICMKEHYKGGFWGWGQGDWLVFSCPDLSVMVNTLPNGSTPGGAWSLTGGARHCEFF; translated from the coding sequence ATGGTGCACATTATCATAACtcttgcttcttcttcttccatgGCCGATCATTCATCCAAGAGTTCAGCCACCGCTCAGCCACCTCCAACCACCAATGGCCGCCCACCGCTGCCTTCCCCCACCTCCTACCACTACTCGTCCTCACGACCAACACCACCAGCACCCATTCACCCCAACCAACCTCACAATGCTGGAAGAACCCGACCACGCAACTGCATTTCCCACTGCCTACTTTCCACAGCTGTTACCATTGGCCTCATCATCCTCCTCTACATCTCCATTGCCTCAATTGTCCTCGACCATGATTTTCCCAAGTTTCGAGTCGACTCACTAACAGTCTCTAACTTCAACCTCTCTTCCACCATCCCTCCCCTTCTCTCCGGCAATTTCGACTCCCAAATCACCGCCTGGAACCCCAACAAAAAAGTTACCCTCTCATACAGCCACCTGGAGGCTGAATTTTACCTCGGGAGCTATCCAATTTCCGGAACCACCCTCCCGCCGTTCATTCTCTCGGGGAAGAACGAAACCTCGATCACTCTGAATTTCACCACCGTTAGGGCTTTCGTGGACTGGGGTGAGAGTGATGAAAATCTGGATTTCAATTTGAAGATTTGTATGAAAGAGCATTATAAGGGTGGCTTTTGGGGCTGGGGACAGGGGGATTGGTTGGTCTTCTCTTGCCCGGATTTATCGGTCATGGTAAATACTCTGCCCAATGGATcaacccctggtggtgcttggaGTTTAACCGGAGGAGCTAGACACTGCGAGTTCTTCTAA
- the LOC113757653 gene encoding uncharacterized protein LOC113757653, with protein MTQIQTWNSPLVFRTFNTREAGQILNTPVSLTGRPDCYSWSYSTNGQYTVRSAYEAITREGKQQESNGRLKGETSWEGGSEKVWKQLWKLKIKHKQKLFIWKSLNQVLPGREAIYKRIGKGDMICKLCGEGSETVEHIFFHCTKAQMIWQMAPLQWDGIKEHTADFRRWWSILMEAQTRREGLEHIALTVEILWQIWKARNEAEFEEKDRHPMEVIRKAIKDWEEYQQAQQMEHHMSISETEVAQEDEERLREEDNLLNISVEVGQHAEGQNMGIGVTAENNRSQKCAAWILKERSTGSAVLDNLMAIKLALCKLNEKGWQHIKIQTPCTQVLNMLQPQATSNSRLVTHLEDIRDLSSMFRKCSFDSLPVEVNRLSEKLSKLAMRIL; from the exons ATGACACAAATACAAAC ATGGAATTCACCACTTGTTTTCAGGACCTTTAACACAAGAGAAGCTGGACAGATACTTAATACTCCTGTAAGCCTAACTGGTCGACCTGACTGCTACTCCTGGAGTTATAGTACCAATGGCCAATACACAGTTAGATCAGCGTATGAGGCAATTACAAGGGAGGGTAAGCAGCAGGAATCCAACGGGAGACTGAAGGGGGAGACAAGCTGGGAAGGAGGGAGTGAGAAAGTCTGGAAACAGCTATGGAAGTTGAAGATAAAGCATAAACAAAAGCTGTTTATATGGAAAAGTCTGAACCAAGTCTTGCCGGGTAGGGAAGCAATATACAAACGAATAGGCAAAGGTGACATGATTTGCAAGCTGTGTGGAGAAGGTAGTGAGACAGTTGAACACATCTTTTTTCATTGCACAAAGGCTCAAATGATATGGCAGATGGCACCCCTCCAGTGGGATGGAATTAAGGAACATACTGCTGACTTCAGAAGATGGTGGAGCATTTTAATGGAGGCACAAACCAGACGGGAGGGACTGGAACATATAGCTTTAACAGTGGAAATACTCTGGCAgatttggaaagctaggaatgAAGCTGAATTCGAAGAGAAGGATAGACATCCAATGGAAGTTATCAGGAAAGCAATTAAGGATTGGGAGGAGTATCAACAAGCGCAACAAATGGAACATCATATGAGCATCTCAGAAACAGAAGTAGCACAAGAAGATGAGGAAAGGCTGAGGGAAGAGGATAATCTGCTAAACATCAGTGTTGAGGTAGGACAACATGCAGAAGGCCAAAACATGGGAATTGGAGTTACAGCAGAAAATAACAGGAGCCAGAAATGTGCAGCTTGGATACTGAAGGAGAGAAGTACTGGTTCGGCTGTTTTGGACAACTTGATGGCCATCAAACTGGCACTCTGCAAGCTAAACGAGAAAGGGTGGCAACATATCAAGATCCAAACACCATGTACTCAGGTGCTGAATATGCTACAACCCCAAGCTACTAGCAATTCAAGGCTGGTAACTCACCTGGAGGATATCAGAGACCTTAGCTCAATGTTTAGGAAATGCTCATTTGATAGTTTACCTGTTGAAGTGAATAGGCTCAGTGAAAAACTGAGCAAGCTAGCTATGCGGATACTTTAA
- the LOC113760723 gene encoding pentatricopeptide repeat-containing protein DOT4, chloroplastic-like yields MLLTTKTSSTGFWVCPFANNSREKPLKYGTSQAFPGNPYSRTSLFPSSVSHISIGLPPKASFLSANRARNIRSIDNNTEIIKFCELGNLDKAMELLFKCEKLKLDAKTYCSLLQLCAEYKSIDNGREVHSIIERNCIETGGVLESKLVFMYVSCGDLIEGRRIFDRTESENVFLWNLLMNEYAKIGKFKESVNMYYRMLELGIEMNSYTFSCISKCFAALENVVEGEKIHEKILKLGFGSYSAVVNSLISFYFKCGRSASGQKLFDEMCERDVVSWNSMISGYVANGLAVKGIKFFMEMLRLGVDVDLASMVSVLAACASIMDILLSRAIHAYAVKAGFDLKMPFTNTLLDVYAKCGDMDGAVCVFENMGEQNIVSWTSMIAGYAREGLSYEAIELFHEMRKNGIDPDVFTVTSILHACACSVSLESGMKVHAYIKEKNMETNLVVSNALMDMYAKCGSMENAEAVFYQMPAKDIVSWNTMIGGYSKNSLANEAFSLFAKMQPHKRPDEVTVTCILPACASLAALDRGREIHGYILRNGLSSDHFVVNALIDMYVKCGALVMAKLLFRKILSKDLVSWTIMIAGYAMHGFGTEAVATFRKMRQAGIEPDEVSFISILYACSHSGLLDESWRFFNIMRNEFYIEPNLEHYTCMVDLLARAGKLSKAYKFIKGMPIEPDATVWGALLCGCRIYHDVDMAEKVAEHVFELEPENTGHYVLLANIYAEAEKWEEVKRLQEKIGKRALKKNSGCSWIEIRGKAYIFVSGDSAYPQAQSIKFLLRDLRRKMNEQGHFSKQKYALINEDEMEKEVALCGHSEKSAMAFGVLSLPPGKTIRVTKNLRICGDCHEMAKFISKMLGREILLRDSSRFHHFKDGSCSCRG; encoded by the coding sequence ATGTTGTTAACGACCAAAACATCCTCAACAGGCTTCTGGGTTTGTCCTTTTGCAAATAATTCTAGAGAAAAGCCACTGAAATATGGCACTTCTCAGGCTTTCCCAGGGAACCCATATTCAAGAACCTCTCTTTTTCCCTCAAGCGTTAGTCATATTTCTATTGGTCTTCCACCTAAAGCTAGCTTTTTGTCTGCTAACAGAGCAAGAAATATTCGTAGTATTGATAACAACACtgaaattatcaaattttgTGAATTGGGTAATCTTGATAAGGCCATGGAATTGTTGTTTAAGTGTGAAAAATTGAAACTTGATGCAAAAACTTATTGTTCTTTGTTGCAACTGTGTGCTGAGTATAAGTCAATTGATAATGGTAGGGAAGTTCATTCAATTATTGAGAGAAATTGTATTGAAACTGGTGGTGTTTTGGAGTCTAAACTTGTGTTTATGTATGTGAGTTGTGGGGATTTGATTGAAGGGAGAAGGATTTTTGATAGAACTGAAAGTGAGAACGTTTTCCTTTGGAATTTATTGATGAATGAGTATGCAAAGATCGGCAAGTTTAAGGAAAGTGTAAATATGTATTATAGGATGCTGGAGTTGGGAATAGAGATGAATTCTTATACGTTTTCTTGCATTTCGAAATGTTTTGCAGCTTTAGAAAATGTAGTTGAGGGGGAAAAGATCCatgagaaaattttgaaattgggaTTTGGTTCTTATAGTGCTGTTGTGAACTCGTTGATTAGCTTTTACTTCAAGTGTGGAAGGAGTGCAAGTGGGCAGAAGTTGTTTGATGAAATGTGTGAAAGAGATGTTGTATCTTGGAATTCTATGATAAGTGGTTATGTGGCAAATGGACTTGCCGTAAAGGGGATAAAGTTTTTCATGGAAATGCTACGTTTGGGAGTTGACGTTGATTTGGCTTCTATGGTCAGTGTCCTTGCAGCCTGTGCTAGCATCATGGACATTTTGCTGAGTAGAGCCATTCATGCTTACGCTGTAAAAGCAGGTTTTGATCTAAAAATGCCATTTACGAATACCTTGCTGGATGTGTACGCTAAATGTGGTGATATGGATGGGGCAGTTTGTGTTTTTGAAAACATGGGTGAACAAAATATTGTATCATGGACCTCCATGATTGCAGGGTATGCTAGAGAAGGATTATCTTATGAAGCTAttgaattgtttcatgaaaTGAGAAAGAACGGCATAGATCCTGATGTTTTTACTGTAACAAGTATCCTTCATGCTTGTGCCTGTAGTGTTTCATTGGAAAGTGGAATGAAAGTGCATGCCTACATCAAAGAAAAGAATATGGAAACAAATTTAGTGGTGTCTAACGCTCTCATGGACATGTATGCAAAATGTGGAAGTATGGAAAATGCTGAAGCTGTTTTCTATCAGATGCCTGCAAAGGATATTGTATCATGGAATACAATGATAGGAGGTTATTCAAAGAACTCTCTGGCTAATGAAGCATTCAGTTTGTTTGCTAAAATGCAACCTCACAAAAGGCCAGATGAAGTAACAGTAACATGCATCCTTCCTGCTTGTGCCAGCCTAGCAGCTTTGGATAGAGGCCGGGAAATCCATGGCTACATCCTGAGAAATGGGTTGTCTTCTGACCATTTTGTTGTTAATGCACTTATTGACATGTATGTAAAGTGTGGTGCATTAGTCATGGCCAAATTACTATTCCGTAAGATTTTATCAAAGGATCTGGTTTCTTGGACGATAATGATAGCAGGTTATGCCATGCATGGGTTTGGGACTGAAGCTGTTGCAACCTTTCGGAAAATGAGGCAAGCTGGTATTGAACCTGATGAAGTTTCTTTTATTTCCATTCTCTATGCTTGTAGTCATTCGGGATTACTGGATGAAAGTTGGAGATTCTTTAATATAATGAGAAATGAGTTTTACATCGAACCCAACCTAGAGCACTATACTTGTATGGTAGATCTTCTGGCCCGTGCTGGGAAACTATCTAAGGCATACAAGTTCATCAAGGGCATGCCAATTGAACCTGATGCAACAGTATGGGGAGCTCTGCTTTGTGGGTGTAGAATTTATCATGATGTAGATATGGCTGAGAAAGTTGCAGAACATGTATTTGAGCTAGAGCCGGAAAACACTGGACATTATGTACTTCTAGCAAATATTTATGCAGAGGCAGAAAAATGGGAAGAAGTAAAAAGGTTGCAGGAAAAGATAGGCAAGCGTGCCTTGAAAAAGAACTCAGGTTGTAGTTGGATTGAGATCAGGGGCAAAGCTTATATCTTTGTTTCTGGTGATAGTGCATACCCGCAGGCCCAAAGCATTAAATTCTTGTTACGAGATCTGAGAAGGAAAATGAATGAACAAGGCCACTTTTCCAAACAGAAGTATGCACTAATCAATGAAGATGAGATGGAGAAGGAAGTAGCTCTCTGTGGTCACAGTGAGAAATCGGCTATGGCCTTTGGGGTATTAAGTTTGCCACCTGGCAAAACTATACGAGTCACTAAGAATCTCCGAATATGTGGTGACTGCCACGAGATGGCTAAATTCATTTCCAAAATGCTTGGAAGGGAGATTCTCTTGAGAGATTCTAGTCGCTTCCACCATTTCAAGGATGGGTCTTGCTCTTGCAGAGGTTAG